NNNNNNNNNNNNNNNNNNNNNNNNNNNNNNNNNNNNNNNNNNNNNNNNNNNNNNNNNNNNNNNNNNNNNNNNNNNNNNNNNNNNNNNNNNNNNNNNNNNNNNNNNNNNNNNNNNNNNNNNNNNNNNNNNNNNNNNNNNNNNNNNNNNNNNNNNNNNNNNNNNNNNNNNNNNNNNNNNNNNNNNNNNNNNNNNNNNNNNNNNNNNNNNNNNNNNNNNNNNNNNNNNNNNNNNNNNNNNNNNNNNNNNNNNNNNNNtgggggtgggggtgggggggggaTTCAAGGGGGTTGATCAGTGCACTTTAAGGTCTTCAACTGATTTAGAAGAATGTTTTTTCTTAAACAGCAAGCAACATATATCATGAGTGTATCAAATTGGGGAACACTTGCTCACCAAAACCAGCAATGGTTACCCTGTCCTACGCATGAGCCAAGCCAAACACAGTGATGATCGAACTGGAGAATGCATTTGTTACAATCATGACAGTGTTTAGCTCGTGGAGGCTGTAATTCAAGtagaataaaaatgtataagtcTGAAAAATTGTTAGCAAAAACTGTAACAACATAACAGGAGAAATTACAAGTACTTAAAAAGACAAATAATCAATGGGAAGTCTCATTGTGTAACCCACTTTCTCTTTTAATCTTTACCTATTAACTTGACCTCTTTGATCTTTCCCGTTGGGAAAATTTTGTGCTTGTCAAAAGAGATAAATAGTTTAGGCAGGAGGATGTGCAGATATAAGGATTAAGGACCATGAAGTGTAATTTGGCAGGAGTATTAGGTTTCAAAAGCATATACTCAAATTTGTGTATAAGGGTACTTGaattgaaagaaaacaaaagcaGTTTGAAGTTTCAAGCTAGCACAAGACACAAGTTCACAAGATCCACAAACACGGTCCAATCCAAAATCCAGCACAAAGATGAAGAATGTTGGAAAGTACATGTTAGCATGCCAAGCTCTGACAaagagttgaaaagaaaaaaagagaaaaaggtaATAGAAATGGTTTCCAACTAAGGAGAAGTAGCCAAGATCCTTTCACAAAGATATGCACATAAGATAGGACGACGTCTGACTTCACCAATTCCAAATGCAAGAGAGATTATCAATGTATCGTTTATCTCATACAACcagctatgcatgatcaatgaaagtaTAGCAGGTATAGATGGAATATATTGGTAAAAGAACTAATGATCACGGGAGAGAAAAACATGGGCAACACATTTAAGGTCCAAAATTCAACTCATTTCATGCCAAAACCTATCACAGAGGTTCATAACATATGGCTCCCATATCATGTAAATAATTTGGCTAATGCAAAGGAACTCCGGTCATTAAGAATCACCAGCAAGTATTTGGGACATTTGTTTCATAAACGAATGGAAGACAGAGATAGAAGTTTTTACCTGCACTATATTACAGTGAGTGCAAGTCACAGTTCtggaaaagagaaagagaattaGTTAGCAAGGGAACTTGATGAGAACACTAGGCAAAATTACGAAACCATAACAGCACAACTGTGCAGTAACATTTCTACCTAAAACTCTGGAACAGAAAGAACATAGAAAGGAAATAATTTTGGCAGATTGAAGTTACAAGGTAAACATCCGTCCACCAAATTTGAGAATCAttattagaatatatatatattaatatttttttgataattgtgGTGTCCAAGCCAGTTTACacgcacctcgactaattcgACGGGATGCTTACCACCTCCCACCAGCAACCGGCACCAAATCATTGTTAGAATTTAAATGTCATGAAGCTCCAAGATAATACAAACTTCATCATCGAAGAGAGACAAGAAGAATTTACGGTGGCAAAGCTTATGGAAACATTTTCCCCTTTTATTGATGCAAATATATCACCAATCAACAATGTCTAGGCATTCAATATTGTATAGTCCATTGCTAACTGCTTCTAAAAGCGATGAACAAGAACGAACAGGTAATCACACAAATTGTGCACACAACAGATGACATATAGAGGTAACATCAGTTTCCTGAACAAACTCATCTAATAATGTGTCCAGATCCGCCCACGTAAAGAACCTTGAGAGGAAAATCACCATCCTTGACATTGCAAGTAGCTGCAGCTAATTCCCATCATCAGTTAAACCTTTAAACAACTCACTCATAACAAATCTCATGATTTGCTTATATGGATATTTCTTTACCATATCTtgatttcttaattaaaatgCAAGCTTAAGCCTCTCCTGCTTCACATAAAGGGCTTCACTTGCATGCTATACTGCAGTTTTGCTTCTTCATAGGATTATGCAGTTTACAAATAGAGTACCTTGCTAAAACATTAATATCTGAAAGCATCAATATGTTCACCAGCAGCTGATCACATAGCCAAGCAGGTAAGCACCATGTTGTTTAAAATGGATAGTGGAGATAAATATATTTACCACGATAAGCTTTTTAGTTTAAGAACACAGAATTATCCTGGTCCAACTAGCACCATGAAATATATAGTTCATCAAGCACATTTCACAGACTCAAATCAGGCTGTATAATAGTTACAAAACACTCAAGCTGCTTTAAATATAACAAGAAAAGAATAAACATGCTGATTTTCAAGTCAGCCTACCTAACAGATGTTCCTGGAGGATACATATCCATCACTAGCTTTTCCCAGGAAGTTGTACCACTCCCTAGAAGATTCTTTTCTAACTGGTTCCTGTTGATTGTGATAACTACACTGCCATTTTTGCTCGAAGCAGGCTGTCTTTGCTTGATCATATATCACAAAAGGCAGAAAACAACAGAAATTAGATAAACCCCTTTTAAACTTGACTTTCAGGGAATAATTATTTTACTCCAATTACTTATTTTGCAGGTAAGGAACCAGAGAGGAAAATATCTTACGTAGAGGTAATTGTGTCCCTATTACGCGATGCATCTGTCTCATTGATAGCTCTCATTGCATCAAGAACATAGCTAcatgttcatgaaaaataacttttaaggCCCTTCAACAATGTAGTAGGTGAAGCTAGTAAAGATTCCGTATAGCTTATCTTAAGAACAAAATTCCAGCCTAATTACCCAGGAGAAGAACTAGATACGACGAAGTATTTAGCCAGTGTAGCAACAAGCAGCAGCAAATAAACTGCCGTGCACCTTGAAGCAAAAGGGAGGGTGGTCAGCAATTTCATCAAAAGTGCCAAAAACAAAGTGAAACATTAGGAAGAATAATACAGCGAAACAATCAAAGATATGAAAACTGTTAAGTTGCGATGGAAAATAACTCAAGTATGATCTCCTTGGTATCCTATATTTACATAGttctaaaaatttatattgatgGGCAGTAAACCTAGATCTCTACCCCCacccaaaataaaaatatatttccgtTTCAGCACCATTATGGAGTTTTTAGATtcgaaaaaggaaaaaaagagagagaatgTTCTAATGGAACACAGGACAGTGAGTTAAGAGAACCTTCATTCCTACCTGCACTTTCCCAATGAATTGTGTCTGGAACCCATTGCTTTCTACCACATCAATAAAATATGGTTTTTCAGATTTTAATCTGGAGGAGTAAAAGCAATTTTACCATATGCAAGTCTAGCTCTAACAATTTGTATAGTTTGTTCCTACCACAGTACCAAACCATAAAAAATTAGGCCTAACTAGTAACCTGATTGTAGTGAGAGTTTAAtcctaaatttcaaaaaatttgctGACTCGGATGTCTTATTAACCACACACGATCTATTGTGTCCAATGCCAGATGGGGAAAATTAAGTCCTATGGATCTCTTCAAAAGTCTTATTAACCACTCACAACCTGATTGTCACTCGACTAAAAATTTAAGCCTAAATTTCAGAAGAGAACGGACTCCCTTTTAGAGTTAAATACACTGTCTCCTCCTCTTTCATTGCACTCAGCCCCTAACCAACCCTGGAAGTCTACTATTTCCTCAAAGCCCAATTTTACTTGCTTGAGATTGAGAAATAAGTTCAGCTTCTAACCTGTGTATTGCCCAACACTATTTTTCTCTCAGAAGTACCAATAAATCAGTTTAACTGAAAGATTGATACAGAACCACTTGGCATTTGAATTATACCAAGTTCCCCCATGTGACGGTCAATATGGTGTTTATCTACTCTGAAACTACATCACTACTCTTAGCCTGAAATTTTAGCAAGTACTGGAAAACAAATGCTAATTATCTCAATGTTGCATCTCCAAACAATTCCATGCCAATTGATTCCTTCATATATCATCCACAACTTTAAAAAATCAACTCACTACTTTACCCCAAAGTAGAGAATAAAACAATGAGCTTCGAAAAAAACATATTGAGAATCCTAACAATATTGGATAATGTTTTGATTGAAGCAAATGATAGTAGAGCTGAGTATATTAGTTACCAGGGGGCTTGTTTAGTTTTTTGAATCAACTCTTTGTCAAAACCGAATAGAATACCGACATAGGTCAGATGCAGCATCACCAACACTATTTTCAAGCAAAAACTCCATCTCCGATCTAAAATCAATCaacaagaaacaaaaatatatacgtaattcaaaaaaaaaaacacgaaGAAACAGTTTATACTAACGATATTACCAGGGTTGGAGAGGCCGGGGAAGAAGGAGAGAGCGCCACAAAATGCTACCATCCTCTTCACTAAAAATTCGTCAATGGGAATCCATCTCCAGATTTAAGAGTTTGCAGTGATGAGAGTTCGTTTGGTGCTAAAATTGAAGGAGAGTTGAATATAACACTGGGtgggggagagagagagagagaactgTGATTAATAAAtgcatttggttttcttttttttaaatactcattttcatataaaactatataaatcaaaaagaagaaaatagaaatCAACTATAGAATTAAACACATAACATGTATATATTAAATTGGTTACTGAtaaattttacatatatttaattaatagagGAAAATCTCTATATAAGAAATATAGGGAATTTGACTTTGTCTCTAATTAGATTCCTTACTTTACTCAAACAGATttcatataaaagatatttattacaatatatttatgtataacaaatttaaattttatgtttcttttgtGAAGGATTATTGAATTTACAAATTGTCataaaatcattttcatttccatttttttcttaaataaatctCAGATTTACCTCATAATGTAATAATTCAAgtataaaatttgagaaaatgacaaaatatgttcataaaagaaattaaatgcCCAACTTTATGCTACATATAAttctaaatttgaaataatagcAACTTATAAGTAAAGTTCTAAAATTGTACTTTTGTTTTCTCTTTCAACCCCTCTCTTTCTCTCCTTATTGGGTATTGCTCAAAACTATATTAATCCAATCACATTTTAGATCTTCAATAGCAAATCATGTGTATCtattttgtatgaaaaatgATTATAAAGAGTATACGAAAAATGTacttttttgaatatatataatatatatatatatatatatatatatatatatNNNNNNNNNNNNNNNNNNNNNNNNNNNNNNNNNNNNNNNNNNNNNNNNNNNNNNNNNNNNNNNNNNNNNNNNNNNNNNNNNNNNNNNNNNNNNNNNNNNNNNNNNNNNNNNNNNNNNNNNNNNNNNNNNNNNNNNNNNNNNNNNNNNNNNNNNNNNNNNNNNNNNNNNNNNNNNNNNNNNNNNNNNNNNNNNNNNNNNNNNNNNNNNNNNNNNNNNNNNNNNNNNNNNNNNNNNNNNNNNNNNNNNNNNNNNNNNNNNNNNNNNNNNNNNNNNNNNNNNNNNNNNNNNNNNNNNNNNNNNNNNNNNNNNNNNNNNNNNNNNNNNNNNNNNNNNNNNNNNNNNNNNNNNNNNNNNNNNNNNNNNNNNNNNNNNNNNNNNNNNNNNNNNNNNNNNNNNNNNNNNNNNNNNNNNNNNNNNNNNNNNNNNNNNNNNNNNNNNNNNNNNNNNNNNNNNNNNNNNNNNNNNNNNNNNNNNNNNNNNNNNNNNNNNNNNNNNNNNNNNNNNNNNNNNNNNNNNNNNNNNNNNNNNNNNNNNNNNNNNNNNNNNNNNNNNNNNNNNNNNNNNNNNNNATATATtgtgtaattaattattaatatgtgTATGTTATACACGGAGTAAatgttaattatatatttattactaagagcaatattttttggaaaaattactaAACTGTACAACTTTACTTTATCTATTCCCAATATTTCCCTActcttttattaaaattcaagaatctccctttttttttacataCAATGATACTTTACTTACTTTTTTTTCGTTGGAAATCAAAAACAAACCTTTTCCATCCCccaaatttcacccaaattttccCCCCTAAAAATTtcagttaaaaatttaaagtaaatTTGATATTCAAAAGAATCTTATCCTATTCATCCGGATTAGAGTCCAGAACAAATATATCATCTTCTCCattatgattttttcttttcttttttttcttttttgcgtTTTCactgtttttcctttttttaaaaatatgtagtTTTTTTTCCAGAATTGAAACCTTCGAAGATTTGAGTTGTAAATCGTTGCATGACCCTATAGTCATGACAAATCCTAGTTCAAGCAAGAAAAATTTTGCAAAGAACAAACATGCATCTACTTCGAAAGAtccaaaaatcctaaaaaaagGGTAGAAAGGCGGCACCTCCGATTATTCGACCAACAAAACCTACGGTATGTACATTTGTATCCCTATCCATCCTGATTTTTGTATCTTTTTCATTAGTTTGATGattgtttttttcatttaagtatcgtttatttcaaattttcactGCACTCATGGAACACATAACTTTTTTTACACTTTTATGTCTTacacataaatattaatattttgtatataatattttaagtatcagattgatatattttgatacgttattttttttatctatttatataatGACTAATGAAATATTTAGGTATTTGTGTATCTTTTATGTGTTGCACACGAACATTAACGTATCTAATCTGTTTAAGTTTgatgttttgttgttatttagTATCCCTACTCTTTCACTAATTAccaaaaatctctttttttatattatttcagaTACATAATATTGTTGACCGATACTTTAATTAAAAAGGACggatacttaaatttttaaattgttgttaTCAGCTTATTGCATAAAAAGGGGatcaaaaaaggaaattataattAACCCCACGAATCACGCGGACGTTTAACAATTCTACCGATCAGTCTTCATAAACCTCAAATTGAATTAGgcatttttgaatttcaaattgtgaaACCTTCTCATTTTTCgtcaaaaaaaatagtaaaagtttgattcttttttataactgttttttctttttattttcttttggtttgGGATGTTGTTTTGGCTTCTTGAACCTTTAATATCAAgaaagattattattttatatttggtaCAATTGCATCTATGTATTAGTGTGTTATGTAGTTCCAATGAAATTAATGTCGGACAGAAGTGATTGATCAgttttgaattgtgttttgaaagAAGTTGTCTTGCCAACAAGATACAAAAGAATGTCCAGTGgatcaagaaaaaaagaaagaaaaatccaGATGAAAAACTAACATCAAACATTAACTGTTATGGGCGATGTGAACAAGAAGACTACAATCgaagaacttgtactttcttCCCGAATCTTGATCAATACTTTTTTAGAGTACTTTGTTTTTTTCAGAtctaataattttcaaattattacatttatttCCACTATTACAAATGTTTACATTGAAAAGTACTTTTAGCTTATTAATTTCTGATTCAATAAACTGTAATATTACGTTTTTCAGTTctggttatatttttttattgttaattttgatAAAGTGAATTCggta
This window of the Solanum pennellii chromosome 2, SPENNV200 genome carries:
- the LOC107008816 gene encoding protein S-acyltransferase 10-like — translated: MVAFCGALSFFPGLSNPDRRWSFCLKIVLVMLHLTYVGILFGFDKELIQKTKQAPWCTAVYLLLLVATLAKYFVVSSSSPGYVLDAMRAINETDASRNRDTITSTQPASSKNGSVVITINRNQLEKNLLGSGTTSWEKLVMDMYPPGTSVRTVTCTHCNIVQPPRAKHCHDCNKCILQFDHHCVWLGSCVGQGNHCWFWWYLCSETAFSLWTGTLYIQYLISHLSKPWWSYAIVFLLLAVLSICLFFLLLLLIFHSYLILTNQITYEVLRRRRIPYLRNIPEGVFPFSKGACRNSYEFCCARSSMYRMEPLPTALEFEEKLRPYTCSDVLSCRCC